One Solibacillus sp. R5-41 DNA segment encodes these proteins:
- a CDS encoding VOC family protein — MIKGFGGIFWRTKNIDIVKQWYGEVLKIDLENWNGTVIKPQLGNETIFSFFTENDSYFPTEQQVMLNFQVHDLNETIRHLEHIGVPLEKEKEISEFGTFIWIKDPEGRLVELWEK, encoded by the coding sequence ATGATAAAAGGTTTTGGAGGAATATTTTGGAGAACTAAGAATATTGATATTGTAAAACAGTGGTACGGTGAAGTGTTGAAGATTGATTTAGAAAATTGGAATGGGACTGTGATTAAACCCCAATTAGGAAATGAGACTATCTTTTCTTTCTTTACCGAGAATGACAGCTATTTTCCAACAGAACAACAAGTGATGTTAAATTTCCAAGTACATGATCTAAACGAGACTATCAGGCATCTTGAACATATTGGTGTACCTCTTGAAAAGGAAAAAGAGATTAGTGAATTTGGAACGTTTATTTGGATTAAAGATCCTGAAGGTCGACTGGTCGAACTTTGGGAGAAATAG